CCGTACCGAACTGGTCGAGGTGATCGAGACCCAGGCCAAGCGGGAGGCGGCGATCCTGGTCCGGGAGATCGAGTCCGAGGCCCGGGGCACCGCCGAACACCGGGCCCGGCACATCGTGGTCGACGCGATCCAGCGGGTGGCCAGCGAGCAGACCGCGGAGAGCGTGGTCAGTGTGCTGCACCTGCCCGGTGACGAGATGAAGGGGCGGATCATCGGCCGGGAGGGGCGCAACATCCGCGCCTTCGAGTCGGTCACCGGGGTCAACCTGATCATCGACGACACCCCCGAGGCGGTGCTGCTCTCCTGCTTCGACCCGGTCCGTCGCGAGGTCGGCCGGCTCACCCTGGAGAAGCTGGTGCTGGACGGTCGGATCCATCCGCACCGGATCGAGGAGGTCCACGACCTGGCCCGGCACGAGGTGGACCAGCTCTGCCAACGGGCCGCCGAGGACGCCCTGGTCGAGGTGGGCATCACCGAGATCCATCCCGAGCTGGTCGCCCTGCTCGGTCGGCTGCGCTACCGGACGTCGTACGGGCAGAACGTGCTCAAGCATCTGGTGGAGACCGCGCACATCGCCGGGATCATGGCCGCCGAGCTGCGGTTGGACATACCGACGATCAAGCGGTGCGCGTTCCTGCACGACATCGGCAAGGCGCTTACCCACGAGGTGGAGGGCAGCCACGCCATCATCGGCGCCGATCTGGCCCGAAAGTACGGCGAGACCGAGGACGTCGTGCACGCTATCGAAGCGCATCACAACGAGGTGCAGCCGCAGACCATCGAGGCGGTGCTCACCCAGGCCTCGGACGCCTGCTCGGGTGGCCGGCCCGGAGCGCGGCGGGAGAGTCTGGAGGCGTACGTCAACCGGTTGGAGCGGATCGAGGAGATCGCGGCCGGCAAGCTCGGGGTGGAGAAGGTCTTCGCCATGCAGGCGGGCCGGGAGATCCGGGTGATGGTCAAGCCGGACGACGTCGACGACATCGGTGCGGCGGTGCTGGCCCGCGACGTGGCCAAGCAGATCGAGGAGGAGCTGACCTACCCGGGTCAGATCCGGGTGACGGTGGTCCGCGAGTCCCGGGTCACCGAGATCGCCCGCTGAGCCGCAACCCGAGCCCGAGCCGGAGCCCGAGCGGGAGGGGGAGCCCGAGTAGGAGCCCGAGCCGGAGCCCGAGCCCGAGCCCGAGCGGGAGGGGGAGGGGGAGGGGGAGCCGGAGCCCGAGCGGGAGGGGGAGCCCGAGTGGGAGCAACGCGACGGGCTGGTGAGACGACGAAGGGCTGTCCCCCTGACGGGGCAGCCCTTCCTGCCGTCCAGCTGACCGACGAACCGGCGCGGGGCGGGTACGGGTCAGCCGACCCGTTCGACCACGGCCCGCCGGATGACGAACTTGCCCGCCTCCCGGACCTGCTCGTACGCCGCGTCGTTGAGCAGCACGCAGCTGCCCGACGGGCTGGTCACGGTCACCGTGATGCTCTTGCCGTTGTCCAGGTTGGTCACCTTGAGCCGGGTGCCGACCGGGAAGGTGCCGCTGGACGCGGCCGGCCCGGCCGCCTCGTTGAACAGGGTGACGGTGGAGCCCGCGCAGACCACCTCGCCGGCCCCGGTCCCGTCGCCGGCGTCCCCGCCGCCGGTCTCGGCCGGGGGCTGCTGACCGGGGGCGGCCGCTGGCGGAGCTGCCGCGGGCGGGGTCGCCGCCGGTGGGGCCGTCGGGGCGTCCACCCGGACCTCGGCGGTGCAGCCGGCGGTGGCGCGGCGCTGTTGGAGCAGGTCCACCACTGCCTGCCGGTTGGCGATCCGGTCGGCGGAGAGGGCGTCCGGGTTGGCCCGCTGGTCGGCGATGAAGGTCAGGTTGTTGCGCAGCGCGGTGTCCAGGCCGGCGCAGTTCTCGCCGGCGTTGCCCAGCCCCGTGCCGACGACCAACGCGCCGCCGAGCAGGGTGGCCGCCGCCGCACCCAGCAGGACCTTTCGCGTCCGACCGGTCGTTCCGCCTCGCCCGTGCATGCCTCGCTCCTCTGTTCGGATACCCGACGATGGGTACGGCGGAGAGCGCGGCACGGATCGGCTCGGGACCCCACATTCTTCCGTTGAGGTCGCGCAAGGTGGTCGGTGGAGCGCTGGCGGAGGTAGCCAACAGGTACCGGCAGCCCACCCACCCACCGTGACCCGCCCGCCCACCCACCCACCGTGACCCGCCCACCCACCCACCCGCCGTGACTCACCTGTCGGACGTGCGGCCGATGGCTTTGGGGAGATCTGTGGTCGCCCTGGCGACCACAGATCTCCCCAAAGCCGCGGGGCCACTTGTCAGCGGCGCTGGCGTCACCAGCCGCTGAAGGCGACGAGGAAGGCGAGCCCGAGGCCACCGAGGACGACGAGGTAGCCGGCGCCGATGAAGATGGCCCGGCGGTGCCGGAGCGGGAACGGCAGGAAGCCGACCAGCGCCAGCAGCACCCCGAGCACGGCTCCGCCGAAGGGGGCGCCGAGCATCACGAGGTGGCCGAACGCGTTGCAGACCAGCAGCCCCTCGGTGCCCGACGCGCCGCAGCCGGCGGCAGCCATCGGGAGGAACATCGCCACCAGGGCCACGACGAGGGCGACCACCACCAGCAGCACCGTGGCCAGGATGGCGCTGACCGTGGCCGCCGTACCGCCCCGGCGGGGCTGCGCCGCCGTACCGCCCCGGCGGGGCTGCGCCGCCGTACCGCCCCGGCGGGGCTGCGCCGCCGTACCGCCCCGGCGGGGCTGCGCCGCCGTACCGCCCCGGCGGGGCTGCGCCGCCGTACCGCCCCGGCGGGGCTGCGCCGCCGTACCGCCCCGGCGGGGCTGCGCCGCCCGATTCGCGACGCCCTGCGGGCCGCCCGCGATCACCATGCTGTGCCTCCTGTCGTCGCCCCGGCTCCACCGGTCACCGCAGGCTCGACAGGTGACACACCACGGTCGGGGCGACGGACGTGACGCGGGCACCACGGCTCGCCGCCGCCCGCACCGCCCGGGGTGCGGGCCTGAGACTAACCGCCGTGGGGCTGCGGCGGGTCGGCCGAGGAGGTCGACAGTGTCCGCCGCTCGGCCGGCCGGCGACAACCGTCGACGCCGGGAGCTGGACGGCCGTACCGGGAAACAGATCAGGGGCCGTGCCCGCCGAGTAGTCGGCGGGCACGGCCCCTGTTGACGTTGAGTCCGAGCCGGCGTCGGGCCGTACACCGGCCTAGGTCTTGGAGTCCTGGCCGAGGGTGGCGGCGGCGAGGGCGGGCGGCGGTGCCGCGTCCGGAGTGTCGGCGGTCCGACGGCCCCGGGCGAGTCGGTGCTGGACGTACTGGGCCAGCTTGGACAGCGAGTAGTTGACCACGATGAACAGCACGCCGATGACGACGTAGACCTGGATCGGGTTGTCCAGCACACCGATGATCTGCTTGCCGATGTTCAGGGTCTCCTCGAAGCTGATGATGAAGCCCAGCGAGGTGTCCTTGAGCACCACCACGAGCTGGCTGATCAGCGCCGGCAGCATGATCCGGAACGCCTGTGGCAGCAGGATCAGCCGGGTGGTCTGCAGCGGCGACAGGCCGACCGCCGCGGCGGCCTCGCGCTGGCCGCCGGGCAGACCCTCCATGCCGGAGCGCAGGATCTCGGCG
Above is a window of Micromonospora yangpuensis DNA encoding:
- the rny gene encoding ribonuclease Y codes for the protein MSAFDVVILASVVLLTLVVVGAVIFGARLLRGFTAAPAPEDPAFIAEKDRQEQSLAALRSAADEANSTIDVAKSAAAASRAEAAAAKAEAKAARAEARRVLDAARVEADTVLERAHKQAEADAEQLRSTARRSGEREVAVLASTTREQAAEVERRAARMDERERMHTEEVERLAERERQLTAASAALAARESALAQREEALAEAEEQRRRELERIAGLTAEAARTELVEVIETQAKREAAILVREIESEARGTAEHRARHIVVDAIQRVASEQTAESVVSVLHLPGDEMKGRIIGREGRNIRAFESVTGVNLIIDDTPEAVLLSCFDPVRREVGRLTLEKLVLDGRIHPHRIEEVHDLARHEVDQLCQRAAEDALVEVGITEIHPELVALLGRLRYRTSYGQNVLKHLVETAHIAGIMAAELRLDIPTIKRCAFLHDIGKALTHEVEGSHAIIGADLARKYGETEDVVHAIEAHHNEVQPQTIEAVLTQASDACSGGRPGARRESLEAYVNRLERIEEIAAGKLGVEKVFAMQAGREIRVMVKPDDVDDIGAAVLARDVAKQIEEELTYPGQIRVTVVRESRVTEIAR